Within the Populus trichocarpa isolate Nisqually-1 chromosome 14, P.trichocarpa_v4.1, whole genome shotgun sequence genome, the region CAAATATTATCTTAACATGCTGCCCAGCAGATTTGAGATGAGCCTCGGTATAGCATTAATTGAGGTTCTCTCGAGGCACACATCTGATGAAGTATACTTAGGTCAGAGGCCGCTGTTAGAGTGCACTGACGATGGAGTTCAGGAAAAATTCAAGAAGTTCAACGAACATCTCCAAGAGATAGAGAAGAAAATTATTCAGAGGAACAAAGATCCTAAGTTTAAGAACAGGAGCGGCCCTGCCAAGATCCCATATGAACTTCTCTACCCAGATACATCCAATGTTGGATCCACATGGGGCATCACAGGAAAGGGGATCCCTAACAACATATCAATATAGCACGACTTCATTATACTGCAAAATGGAGTCCAGTGATGACTATACAGTCACTATAGAAGTGTTTCTCCAAAATATATACTTGTCCAAAGCATGTTAAGCTCCACCATTTTCCTGGTCTCATCCTGATAGTGATTGCATTACTGAAACATGTTCTTTGTTTCTTATGAGTCAAAGGGGAGAAAATATCAAAGGTTCAATTTAATAGTATTCATCCAAGGCAGTATGCTGCCAATGGACTTTGTCTCACCTAGACAAGCATCGAAAGTGGAGAAAGCTAGAGCCAGAGAGTCAAATGGGACTATAACATTTGTCTTCGATGTGCACGCAAGATTAACAGTAAAATGATGAAAGACGgacaaaggaagaaaaaaaaaagaactagaaGATAAAACTAATGGTTCAGTAAATAcagatataaattaaagaagCAGATATACGGAAGGCATACAAAATATGCCAGCAGCTACCAAAATTCAGCACTATTTCCTATGACCTTGAGATGTCCCAGAAAACCAGCAGACCATTAAATACCGGCCAATCATGCAACCATTCCATCTTCCATCTTGTAAAAAAACACGGGTATTTATTAGCAACATCGACCCTGAAGTGCAAATGCTGCCAAATCAACAATTCCAAGATTGCCCAACACCATATCAGCAACCATTTCAGCAGTACCCAAAGCCTCCaaatcgaagaaaaaaaaatgatgagcgATTCCTTTGTTCAGCAGAGATTTATCAGCGgtcaaaaggataaaaaataactgcGAAGCTAATTTCCAAATACAGGCAGGGAACATAAGTTGTCACTAATCAAGTTTAGTTTAAAACTAGAACAATATGGTCAAACTTAAAAGcctgaatttatttttagaaggggaaaaaaagaataagaaaggaaaaacaccTAACCACTTTTCTTCAGTGGAAAAGAGGGATACAGATATTACCATAGAAAGTCCTCCTCCTTCATGCCCAGTTGCGATGATCACATTCATCAAACCAGGCACAGGCCCAATCACTGGCTTCCCATCAGGCACTAGAACAGTAGAACACATTTCATAAGTACAAGGTGATGGCTTAAagtacaaatttaaaattttcaagtcCTAGTGCCTTGGAAAGAAATTTTTTCCTCTATGCATGTCCTGAAGTACATGGACTTACTATAAGGGCGTAATCCTATTCTCACTTTTCTATCCAAAGTGAAATCTTCAAGGGGCAGCTCTTTTAGTTTGGGAAAGAACTCTCCAGCCCTCTTCCATATATGATTAATAATGGACTCATCCACTTTAGTGCTATACCCAGTAAACTGACGGCTGCTCCCTGAAAAGTTGAATAGTAGATGATAGGCCACACAAGCAGTCATTGAATGAACAACAGTATCTTATTTTGAAGTAACATAATTACgaagaaaataatatgctaGGAAGAGCAGAAGACGTGACATAAATATCCAAGATTTACCAGAAAGCCACACTCACTCTCTGTTCGCCAAATACAATTACTCATGCAAACAATTTAGTATCAAGTCTTATGAGGTTGCAATTCACCCAAGTTATTGTATGCAAGTTAAGATCGATGATATTAGATATCATGGAACTAAAAGTACAAAAAATTTACCAAGAACAAGGTTTCCCATTGTGTCCATCGTGGCCGTCATCGAGACAGACGGGGTTTGCCCTTCCTCAACTTTTACTGAATGTGAACTTTTGCGATCTAAAGCATCATGTAGATGATCAACATAACCCATCTCCATCAGGCCATGGTCCAATCTAAAGGAACTAAAGTTCTCAAGGACAACCAAGTGACCCtgttaaaaagattaaatgCATAACAGGTCTTATATATACAACAAGTGCAAGATACAAAATGGAATCACCCAATAAAGCtcatgtttaataaataaataaataaataaataacaaagaaagaaaatggtaaTCCCAGGCCATTTTATATAAtgcaaaataagaataaaaatcttGGGTTATGTGATCCTAGCTCCAACCTTCCGAGGCTTAACAGGGACATTCAACAAAATATCTGATTCTCTAAACAAGTCATGTGCCAAAGACCCGCTCCAACAACCAGCTGCCACTATAACAGCCTTCTTACTGTACAATGTATTCTTGAAAGTCCGAACACCTTCAACCTCACTGCTGCTATCAGATCTGTACACGTTAGAATTGAAGTAGTAATCTCAGAACTTATACCCCCTTGAAACCACAAAGAATTCACAGCCAGTTACAGAGAAGTGTGAGAATAAACCTCAATAAACCTGTCACAGGATCATGAAAGAACTCCGCATATCTCCCTTTTATAGAAAAATGCCTATTAGCCTACATACACATGAACCACACAAGCATGAATTCCACCACATGCCAACTGAAAACAATGCTGACTAATTGAGACaagggaaaaattaataaacctttTGAATGAATGCAACAGCACGTTGAGCGTCCAATTGACAATCATCGGGTAGAAACGCAGCCCCACCATCTTTACCGACCTCAAGCTCAGGTTCCTTTAATCGCAAAGCATCACTTGTTAAGTACTTTGCTCTCAATCCAGCTTCAGATAATCTcttcactttctttttcaacGTTGCTGCCTCTTTGGCAGTTCTGCCTACCAACAAACttcctataataataatttaagaaaaaaaatcacaaacaatTATCACACTGCCCAATTAGCTAAACATAAAAGTTATCTTCAGAGACttttatgaataaatttaaataattaccagTCCGTTTCCAACCTAATTCTTGTAACGGATCCAGGCCTTGGGCACGCACCTTCTCTGCAAACATTTGCCACAGTTTATAGCTTCTCATTGTGAGGTCCCATGTGTCACTCTCTGGTTCCTGGTGCACCATCCACAAGTATCCCTGCCCTGTAACCGTcacaaagtaaaacaaaaacaatattctgaaaaaaataaacaaaacgaGAGATAATAATCAGAATTTGTTACTAAGAATACCAGCGCCAGTAGCACCAGAGCAAGGGACGTCCTTATCAACAACAGCAACGGAAAGGTCCGACCCGATGAGGAACTGCCGGGCAATAGTTAACCAGATGATTCCAGCACCAATAATTACAACATCAAACGTGtgagtagaagaagaagaagaagaagaagaagaagaagtgattACGGGTTGAGTTCGAAAGGTTTTTGGTAGAGAAAGCGGTTTCCCGTTCGCGGTCAACGAGGAGCCAAAAAAGGTTGTTTTGAAGGTGACGATAGGGAAATGATTCCTTGGAAGCGAAACGACGTCGTTGTTGAGTGGTGGTGACTGTATGTGTAGCGTAACGGAAGCCATTTTTGGCTTTGATTCGCGATTGGAAGTTGAAACAGAACGGTTACCTCgacaaggaaaaggaaaaggaaacggTGTTAACTGTTACAACCGTACTTAATCcttaattcattaaattttttatcaattcaacttagaagtttaataatattaaaaaataaaattaattaattaatttaaaaatattttttttaaaaaaagttaaatttaattaaaaaaaacaatctatttcattttaaaaacaactaaaaattttcataaaagaacaacaaaacgCTGGAGGGtggtaaaaaagttttttttttttaaataaaataaaaccaagaaaactcgagtcaacatcATAAACtggggttaattttttaaaccttcAATCCATTAAATTCTAGACTTAAATTTAACTAAGAAGCTAAATACCAAGTTAATTAAATGTTGGaagatgaaataataaaaaaaatcttgcaagGTAAgacaatacaataataaaaagaattagatttgatatgaataaaatcaagaatgatgaaattgcaataaaaaacaattacaaaaatcatttaaataaaacaaatagtgatCAAAATGATGGGAATCAAATCTAACATATGAAAAATATccattgaggatgaaattgaaaaaaaatatctttaatttcataaattattttaaataaaaaaaattgtaataaagagaatagggatggaattgaaagaaatccttaatttcataaattattctaaataaaaaaattataataaagagaataaaaatgaaaatttaaagataacaAATCTCAGGGGCTAATTTGAGATCAACacaaaaaatgagaaagagagagggaaaaaaaatgaaacaaaaattcaCAGGTGCCAAACTAGCCACCATTAAGCTACGCGCGCCGCTTTAATTATGGAGGGGATGCCAAAATGTTCCGGTCGCCGTCCTGAAAGTAAAGTTTTAGCTATATGAAGGAGACATACATGTCGTCCGAAACCTACAAAAACTGTTCATGcaccttcaactttttttttattattattataaaaattattttattacctCTAATTACACTTGATAACTACAAAAAGCAAAgacaaaactttttaaatttcaaagttaATAACGTAATTTAACTATtgtaaaatcaaagttaaagaCGAAAAAATCCCTTAACCaaagtttaatgttttttttttgctatcaaGGACAATACAGTAATTATGTTATGcaagaaaaatgcaaaaacaaaaaaacaaattaatttaaccatattttttcttataataactaaaaaaacctctCTACCTCTAAAACAAGCCAAGCCAAgtaattgaagggtgaaatacTAAActcttacacacacacacacacacacacacacacacttctcTTTGCATTGAAAatcctactttttttttcttgttagaaAAAGGGGGCAACTTTTCCCTCTActcttcaggaaaaaaaaatctatatactCAATTTTAATTGAGTCTAAAATCTAGAAATTTGATACtgaacatttcaaaaaaaaatctgaatgtATATCAATATTTCCATCAAATTTCCTTGTACATGCGCATTAGACAAAAAGGTGTTGAGCGCTCAACTTCCCATCAAATCTTCTTGCTTTTCAAGTGCATATTAAACCTACAagctattaaaagaaaaacattgacTACAGACGAAACTGGAAATATTTAGGATTTAACTACAGAATTTATAGGCTTGGGATGCAACTCAAAACGGGTATAGAGGTTTCtaaagagagggagggagaggatCTATAACAAAATCACCAAAATACAACATGGGAAACTCATTATACAGACCGGGAACAGAACTGCAAATGCATATCTCTAATCAAATCGGCTTGAAGCCTACAATGGGGGAAACTCACTTCTAACCAGAAACCAGAGAGAAGTGTCATATCGCTGCCAAGCTAGTTTCGTCTTCGATAAAAAGGTAAAAGTTCTATGCTTCGACCTTGTTATGAATAAAGACTAGCTATGCGCGTCTCGAACTCAATAAACAGAAACTAAGCATCAGAGATCATCCAGGTTAATTATCCACTCATTGCACCTATCTGAACACTTCGTTTTAGAATCAGCTTCGGAAGCACAGTCAGAGTCAGCCAAGGCTCTGTCTAAGGAATCTGCTAAACTTGACTCCCATAAACCTAACCTACAAGCTCTATTGTAAGTCTCATACCCTGCAGCTCTTAGACCTTCTGAAACCATCTCCCTCAAAGGTCCGCGCATGTCTGAGCACTTATTCATGGTATTCAGAAAAGTTTCTGTCAACCCATGTTGCCAGAAAATCACAATGGCGCAGCTATTATCTACCAATCGCACATCAAATTCCTTGGAGAAAGCTTCATGAGACTCTTGTAGCAGGCTCTTTAGTATCCCAGCTGTCACCCTATCCCCAAATCCCCACAAGAAAACCATATCCTCACAGCTCACAGTTCTTGTGTTGTTAGTCCATATTTTGATTTCTCCATCTATTGGTTCTTCAGATGCAGTACAGAATGGACTGAAAATATTTGCGTAAGCTTCAAGGGCTGAAGCCCCTTTTTCTTCATCTGATTTGACAGCAGCAGGATCGATTTTGAGTATACTGCATAGCCTAGCAAACAATTCACAAATCTTCACAACATTTTGCCCATGAATAGTGTCTTCATTTTCCATAGCTGAAAAGATCAAATATGGTGTACATCAATCAAGTATGTCAAGTGGTATAACTTCATAATTTGCCGAAAGAAATTTCAATTGCCTACTTCATAATGTTTGGAGACCAGGCAAGAAAATAGAACCTACAAGCTATAAATAAGCAATTCATAAATAGACTTCCGTAACACAGATTTCCATTAATCCCCTATCATATAACATATGTCAGCCTGTTCATGAAAAAACCAGAGAGAGTAACTGACCTTGGCATGGAATTTCCATATCAATGGGTGTAAAGAACCGATTCTTTAATTGAGAAATAGCTACAGGTATACTAGTAACTTTTCTCAGAGGACTGATCTCCTTCATCAGATGGTTGACATCAATTACCAGGGGGAAAGCCAAACGCAAGGAACACATAAACTCATCCACTGTAGGAGGCAGGGGAGCTATGAATTTTGAATGAATAACTGTTAAATCTGCATGTAGCAGTATCGATCCATGAGATTagctaccaaaaaaaaaaacatatactttattttcagataaaCAGAAACTTGAGTTCATAGATATACACCATTAAGGGAACCATGCGAGACAACAGGCTTCTGAGAAGCAGATATCAAATCGATCACCTCTCGAAAGCCACGGACCTTTTTCTTTAGTTCCTGTTCGTCATTTTGAAGCTTTCCCTGTCAATCAAGCATCAATTAGATCATTAAGTGTAGCTTGACCATGATCATCACCAAGGATTGAGATATAGTTGCTACCTGCAGAAGATCTTTATCCTCCTTTGAACTTGTTAAAACAACACGAACTGCCTGCATTGCTCCACCCTTTGCTGGAATTATTAAAGGAACAACATCATCAGCAAATTCTTGCAACATCTGTAGccaacaaacataaaaattcaagatattattACCAACAAAAATTGGAAGCAAAACAAGTCTAATTCAGTAAAACCAGCAATAAGGATAAGAATCTCATGCATCACTACTAACTGACAGTCCAGACTATCCTTTCAATCTACCTCAACCACAAGCTGCGCTTGGCGTTCACTGCAAACATCTATATTCATGCACGGTCTTGAATCATACTCTTCATTTCCTAGAACGAGTTTTCTTAGGGATCTGACCAGAGCATCTGGAAACAAAAAGGTAAActcataataattttgttttcttataaaaaaaaaaacaaacgaaaGGAAAGGAATGACATAATCAAACCACCTTGAATTTGGTtgccttctttccttgtgcTAGTTTCTTTACATGCTTTCTTCCAATTTTTAATGTGTGATTTAATCCTTTCAACGAATACAGAATCAGCAACAGAAAGGGTAGAAGTGGATTCTGTCACATTCTTTGCAAGTATTGGATTCCCCATCTGAATTTTTGCAGCAGATTCTTGTTCTCTGGACAAGTATGAGATACCTATCAAATCAGAAGAATCACACAGATTTTCAAAAACAAGCTCAATACATGGAGGCAGCAGACTCTACTCGACACTTGTCATGCTCCTAAAATGATACTGGAATACATTCACTATCTATTTCAacaggtaaaaaaagaaaaaaccaaatatgGATGATTCTTACTTTGATTAGGCTTAGACTTGAGAGTGGCCAGTTGTTAGTGCCAAAAATAACTATTAACTCAACCTTATTCAATGATTTGAGTGAGAAAGCATCTTAACCTTGGCTcacttctattttctttaatttaaacaatGTGACATTCTAAAGGATTTAGAATATAGAAGAAAGAATTAGAATCCAAATTTGGAAATTCTTAGAGTACACATATGAAGCAATGCAACTTTAAGGGAATACATACCATCATTTATGCAAGAATTAAAGTCAAAACCTTGGCGAGCCATAGATATCAAAGACGAGGTTTGACAATAAAAACTGTAAGAAGGCATTTCCATCTTTAGTTCAGCTCTTGGGAACAAGTGAAAATTATATCTGCGCCAAAAGCAATATCCAGTTTTAGTTCATCATCAATTCTAGATTTTAACAGAACAAAGATTGGTTAAAGATTGTTGTACTAACGGGTAGGCAGTGACTTTAGAAGCCCTGACAGTGAAGGGGCAAACAGCGAAATGAAGAACCTGGAACCTTTCAGCGGCATACTTGGCTTTTAAGTAAGCCGTGTCGGCGGTGTCAAAAGGGGAGACGCGTTGCCAAGGGGCGGAGAAGAAGCCGGTGTTTTGCAAGGACACGGCCACAAAATCGGAATTGGAGACATGGGATTTTATGTCCTCAAGAGTGTCAGCGAAGTTTGATTTTGTGACTTGCTTTACGCTCCATTGCTGTTGAGGTTTATGGTGGGTTCTAGTCACGCTGGTGCTTAACAGGCGCCTTTGCAGCAGCGGGGAGACGgcaaccatttttatttttccttttatccgGCGAACCAAGAGAACTAGGGAGCAGAGAGAGCAGGTAGATCAAGATGTGGGCTAATTGCTTATTGTTGATGAAGTCAAATATGGGCCATGGCCCAATGCTTTCATGGGCTATTCTTCACCAGGCCGTTGGTTGGGGATTGCAAGACTCTCTCTATTTATGTTAAAGACAATAGAGGTGCCCCCTGGTGCTTGTTGGTTGGGGATCAGCACAGGTTGGATCCTCGTATTGTTAGTAATTTTTCATGAGCGTATCTGGAAGTAAAAGTATggtgtgatttattttttaatgttttgtatttgaaaatgttttaaataatatattttaaaaaaaattatttttaatatcgacaccttaaaataattaaaatattaaaaatatttatttaaagcaaatataaaaataaaaaagttttaacaatctacttgataaattattctcaacaaatatatatatatatatatatatatatatatatatatatatatatatatatatatatatatatatatatcaagatgactttttgtgtgaaaaaaatgattattcaAGACATGTCATCAGTTATTGAGGGATTCAAGAGGgcaggggtgattatttttggtttggtctgatgtttacctataaaaacaacaaaattgaaattttataaaaaacaaaaaataaaaccgaaaccggttctaACAGCTGGTTTTGATTCGGttcgattattttatattaaaaaccgaAACCTAAACTACCAGTTTTGGTTCTGTTCTGtttggttcagttcggtttcggtttggtatggttattttatattaaaaaccaaaaactatattgtttttggggttttttttattttctaatgggcttggtttcggttcggtttggtttttttttgtttaatttttttttccagtttggtttagtttatttttaactaaatcaaTTCAGTTCGATTgaggtttttcaatttcagacttataaaaccgaaaccaaaccaaatattttttaaaatattctaatcgatttaatcaatttttttcataaatcagttttttcagttattttttttatctcaatttaattaatttttcaatttatttcctcACAGCTACAAATACTACAAAAGGGTGGTGCCCGCGGCCTCCTCatggttgaaatttttttacccTTCCCCCCTTATATTTGATGCCCTCTGCTTTAAAAACTCTTGATTTTTAATCTCTAAACaaaggttgtcaattctgtATTGGTAGttgtttcgttttttcaattggaatgaaatgtttcagtttcggaaTACCGTTTCGAAGTTgtattgttcatatatatatatatatatatatatatatatatatatatatatatatatatatatataaattcaacaaacataattcaaattcaagataaattaattataaattatgcaatacaaacacaatgccaaacaaatataatttcaaaatttaaaatatttctaaatagtcaagattaaatagatctttaacttaaagtaattcaacttaaacaaaatatcaaaatattatgaaagtaaaatgttttaacacaaatattttaaatataaagttaggttaatgttatcaaggctaatggaatctaaagcatatcttgttttgctcaaattcctacaaagtataaacatgaaaaatacaacatgaatataaaccatatatatattagtgataaatttaattttaaaaaattaatatcattgttaatgaaaatagtaataataatttttaatactattattaatatcattgttattgaaaatagtaatgaaaaagagccttttataattgggtgatttaattaattaaattcaacaaCGTTCTATTTGATTCAAtagcttttcaagagcggaacagaacatgtggaatgaaactgAAACGTTTCGGGCGGAATTTAGCTGAAAAATCcagaacggaccgagatttaaaatgagatgaaatttattctgttttgttttgttttttgaattggtatggaatgtttcggccattcTGAGCGAAACGAAacgaaattgacaaccttgctcTAAACATGAAAactttaaacattttttatttacctcTACCTTCCTAAGCGAAACAAAGTTTTTGATTCGTCACTGTCGTCAATCACTCAAGAGTTTATTTCATGTGTTACATGTTAAAAAGCAATCATAGAGCATCATGAGTTGCGCATGGAGGGAAAACCTCTTTTTATGTCAGAAAGTTAATGGATTAAGACTTGACAGAGGTAGGATTTGGTCACGGCATGTGGAAACTGGTCCAAGCATAAGCTTACATATGTAGTGATGAATCTGCAATAAGATTGGTGCTTGAAGAAGCAAAGTATGATGAGATACATTCACTTGTAGCGTAGCATAAAAGTAGTTGCTTAACAAGGAAGTTGCTCTCTGCAGGATGGATTTATTCATTTCTCTGCGTGCGATGAAGTCTGGTGATCGACAATGTCTTAGATCGGTTTCCCAGACAGAAAACGACTGTAGAAATCTAATGCCTCTCGTGGTTTGTATTCTGGGACAGTATGTCCAGCCCCCTGCACCAACATGATAATCAAATTAGGGCAAGGATGATGAACAACTCAAGTCACTGAATCAAATAGCAAGCTGCGACCTACCTTCATGGTGAGGAAAGTTAAGTTGTTTGCATACCCTTGTGTATAACTGCAACAAAAATGACACCCAGAAGGTGTTTATTTGGTATTCGAGAAAAATAGTGTGGAAACTGGAAGGTCATAAAGAGAacgttttttccttttccctctAAGCTTTTTGTCCTAATGTTTTGAACTTATGATTTCATCACTGAAAAATTagtctcatcaattggaattcGAAAGCAAGAAAAGGTTTGTCCtttccaaaagaagaagaagagcaaatAAAGTACCCGGCAACTTGTCCATTGGAAGTCCATGGCCTCCATTCATCAACTATATCATATCCCATTGATCTCGTCCATGCTTCACTCCCGGTGTATGGAACACACATATCATGATCCCCGCTACAAGTAAAGTAAAGCTATAGCAGTTACTATCATCCTCCACATAATTCAAGGAATAAACAGTGCAAGAAAAAAGTGTAAGGATCTCATCTGATCCATGACGTTGAAAAGCAGAGAACTACAACTACACAGATGgaaccaataaaaaacaagcacTGAACAAGAACGTTCAAAGTTGTATGTATCTCCATTGTTCTTTACACAGGCGGAAAAcagtaaaaataaatcttacaacAATTTAAACcccttcctttcttttcctgTCTTCTCTAAGTCACTTGTCTCACCGAAACTACTAAGATTAAGAACACAAGTTTGAAGATCATGTACCTGAATATGAGGGCACGAAATCCCCTCAAAGTAAGGTTCCTGTGGTACTTAATCATGCTACCAGCATCATGATGAAAACGGATTCTATCTGTGCACAACTCCCAAGTACCAGATACACTTTCCTGTTTTACATAAGGTTCATAAAATACGGTAACTGCTTTCAAACTGTAGCGTGACTGACAAAATCGAGCAAACTTACTAGTTCAGCATGGATTGCTTTCCTAACTGCTTCATTGTTCAGCCATGACGTGGCAACTTCATCATCCTAACAAAATGGCATTTCAGATGAATCCAAATTGTTAGCAAACAGAAAGGCAAATGTGAATAAAGAAAATGACACCATGCACATAGAGAAAGTGTCAATTGGGTATAGCTAGATACGACAGGTTGGCTTCAAGGAaccaagaaaaatgaataaaaaaaatttctttatccTTTTGGCTTTTGTTTAAACAGTGATGGTGGACACTACACAGGGGAATGTTGATAGTAGAATGAAAGCACAATAATCAAGCAATAACATTCCTTAAGGTTAAAAACTAAACATGCTGAATTTTAAATAAGTTTCAAAGAAGGTACACCATAGCATAGATTTCATAAAGTTTACTCATTTTGATTGAAAAGTGAACATACAGTGGACTATTTTCATGTAATCTGTCCAACttcaagatatataaaaaaagaagaaaaaatgtttcaGCAAGCATTCTATATTTGCCATCAATGTTTATTTAAGACCAAATTATATTCCGCCACAAGATTGACAATTAAACTTTTTCCCTTTGTCCCAGGGCTTCCTTCTCTTGTAAAGCTTATGACTGTGTTTTCCTCACTGGCATGGTCGTGGCCTttgtaatgaaaaacaaaaggaattagTATCAGCTAATCTAGTTGGAAAATGGTGTCACATCTATGCAAATGCAGAACTTCTTTCAGTAGTGTCATTACTGATTCTTAAGAACTTATCACATTATTCAAGAAGCATTTcaacttcaatcttttttttcttctgaaaaacaatttttgtgCAATGTTCACCATACACTACTGGTGGAAGTTTATAAGATAAAATAGCATCAAACATTACAACAATAACATTCAGCAAATCTAGATAACAGAACAAGCCACCAGAATTCACCATGGAGGATTTCAGAAACAAATAAGTACATTAATAGATAAAAGTCACAGGatttacaacaaataaatattggACTTACAGTGCATGGAACACTCTCGCCATCGAGGAGCTGTGGCCATGTTGGAACA harbors:
- the LOC7469380 gene encoding uncharacterized protein LOC7469380 isoform X5, with product MASVTLHIQSPPLNNDVVSLPRNHFPIVTFKTTFFGSSLTANGKPLSLPKTFRTQPVITSSSSSSSSSSTHTFDVVIIGAGIIWLTIARQFLIGSDLSVAVVDKDVPCSGATGAGQGYLWMVHQEPESDTWDLTMRSYKLWQMFAEKVRAQGLDPLQELGWKRTGSLLVGRTAKEAATLKKKVKRLSEAGLRAKYLTSDALRLKEPELEVGKDGGAAFLPDDCQLDAQRAVAFIQKANRHFSIKGRYAEFFHDPVTGLLRSDSSSEVEGVRTFKNTLYSKKAVIVAAGCWSGSLAHDLFRESDILLNVPVKPRKGHLVVLENFSSFRLDHGLMEMGYVDHLHDALDRKSSHSVKVEEGQTPSVSMTATMDTMGNLVLGSSRQFTGYSTKVDESIINHIWKRAGEFFPKLKELPLEDFTLDRKVRIGLRPYMPDGKPVIGPVPGLMNVIIATGHEGGGLSMALGTAEMVADMVLGNLGIVDLAAFALQGRCC
- the LOC7469380 gene encoding uncharacterized protein LOC7469380 isoform X4 — translated: MASVTLHIQSPPLNNDVVSLPRNHFPIVTFKTTFFGSSLTANGKPLSLPKTFRTQPVITSSSSSSSSSSTHTFDVVIIGAGIIWLTIARQFLIGSDLSVAVVDKDVPCSGATGAVTGQGYLWMVHQEPESDTWDLTMRSYKLWQMFAEKVRAQGLDPLQELGWKRTGSLLVGRTAKEAATLKKKVKRLSEAGLRAKYLTSDALRLKEPELEVGKDGGAAFLPDDCQLDAQRAVAFIQKANRHFSIKGRYAEFFHDPVTGLLRSDSSSEVEGVRTFKNTLYSKKAVIVAAGCWSGSLAHDLFRESDILLNVPVKPRKGHLVVLENFSSFRLDHGLMEMGYVDHLHDALDRKSSHSVKVEEGQTPSVSMTATMDTMGNLVLGSSRQFTGYSTKVDESIINHIWKRAGEFFPKLKELPLEDFTLDRKVRIGLRPYMPDGKPVIGPVPGLMNVIIATGHEGGGLSMALGTAEMVADMVLGNLGIVDLAAFALQGRCC
- the LOC7469380 gene encoding uncharacterized protein LOC7469380 isoform X1, translating into MASVTLHIQSPPLNNDVVSLPRNHFPIVTFKTTFFGSSLTANGKPLSLPKTFRTQPVITSSSSSSSSSSTHTFDVVIIGAGIIWLTIARQFLIGSDLSVAVVDKDVPCSGATGAVTGQGYLWMVHQEPESDTWDLTMRSYKLWQMFAEKVRAQGLDPLQELGWKRTGSLLVGRTAKEAATLKKKVKRLSEAGLRAKYLTSDALRLKEPELEVGKDGGAAFLPDDCQLDAQRAVAFIQKANRHFSIKGRYAEFFHDPVTGLLRSDSSSEVEGVRTFKNTLYSKKAVIVAAGCWSGSLAHDLFRESDILLNVPVKPRKGHLVVLENFSSFRLDHGLMEMGYVDHLHDALDRKSSHSVKVEEGQTPSVSMTATMDTMGNLVLGSSRQFTGYSTKVDESIINHIWKRAGEFFPKLKELPLEDFTLDRKVRIGLRPYMPDGKPVIGPVPGLMNVIIATGHEGGGLSMVISVSLFSTEEKWLGVFPFLFFFSPSKNKFRLLSLTILF
- the LOC7469380 gene encoding uncharacterized protein LOC7469380 isoform X3, which produces MASVTLHIQSPPLNNDVVSLPRNHFPIVTFKTTFFGSSLTANGKPLSLPKTFRTQPVITSSSSSSSSSSTHTFDVVIIGAGIIWLTIARQFLIGSDLSVAVVDKDVPCSGATGAVTGQGYLWMVHQEPESDTWDLTMRSYKLWQMFAEKVRAQGLDPLQELGSLLVGRTAKEAATLKKKVKRLSEAGLRAKYLTSDALRLKEPELEVGKDGGAAFLPDDCQLDAQRAVAFIQKANRHFSIKGRYAEFFHDPVTGLLRSDSSSEVEGVRTFKNTLYSKKAVIVAAGCWSGSLAHDLFRESDILLNVPVKPRKGHLVVLENFSSFRLDHGLMEMGYVDHLHDALDRKSSHSVKVEEGQTPSVSMTATMDTMGNLVLGSSRQFTGYSTKVDESIINHIWKRAGEFFPKLKELPLEDFTLDRKVRIGLRPYMPDGKPVIGPVPGLMNVIIATGHEGGGLSMVISVSLFSTEEKWLGVFPFLFFFSPSKNKFRLLSLTILF